A single region of the Cynocephalus volans isolate mCynVol1 chromosome 12, mCynVol1.pri, whole genome shotgun sequence genome encodes:
- the LOC134391674 gene encoding olfactory receptor 2AP1-like, giving the protein MLAMKNQTLTEFILLGLTDIPELQFIIFTLLLLAYMFGILGNLIIIVLTLLDSQLQTPMYFFLRNFSFLEIFFTSTFTPRLLFSISTGNKTISFAGCFTQYFFAIFLGATEFYLLAAMSYDRYVAICKPLHYTTIMSKRVCIQLVLCSWLGGFLIIISPIILTSQLDFCDSNVLNHYYCDYGPLIGIACSDTNLLELIDFILAVMTLVVTLVLVILSYANIIKTILKLPSAQQRKKAFSTCSSHMIVISLSYGSCIFMYVKPSAKGVAFNKGVAVLNTSVAPFLNPFIYTLRNKQVKQAFENVTRKIVHLYSF; this is encoded by the coding sequence ATGTTAGCGATGAAAAACCAGACTTTGACTGAATTTATCCTGCTGGGACTGACAGACATCCCGGAGCTTCAATTTATCATTTTCACGCTTCTCCTCCTTGCCTACATGTTTGGCATCTTAGGTAATCTGATCATCATCGTCCTGACGCTACTGGACTCCCAGCTCCAGACtcccatgtatttcttcctcaggaacttctccttcCTAGAAATTTTCTTTACGTCCACTTTTACTCCTAGACTGCTGTTCAGCATCTCAACTGGGAATAAAACCATCAGCTTTGCTGGATGCTTCACTCAGTATTTCTTTGCCATATTCCTCGGGGCCACAGAGTTTTACCTTCTGGCTGCTATGTCCTATGACCGCTacgtggccatctgcaaaccccTGCATTACACCACCATCATGAGCAAGAGGGTCTGTATCCAGCTGGTTCTCTGCTCTTGGTTGGGTGGATTCCTAATCATCATATCCCCAATCATCCTGACCAGTCAGCTGGACTTCTGTGACTCCAACGTGCTGAATCATTATTACTGTGACTATGGACCCCTCATAGGAATAGCTTGCTCAGACACAAACTTACTTGAGCTGATTGACTTTATCTTAGCAGTGATGACCTTGGTGGTCACCCTGGTGCTGGTGATTCTCTCCTATGCAAACATAATCAAGACCATTCTGAAGCTCCCCtctgctcagcaaaggaaaaaggCCTTTTCCACATGTTCTTCCCACATGattgtcatctctctctcttatgGCAGCTGCATCTTCATGTATGTAAAACCTTCAGCAAAAGGAGTTGCGTTCAATAAGGGAGTAGCTGTGCTCAACACTTCAGTTGCCCCTTTTCTGAACCCATTCATTTATACTTTAAggaataaacaagtaaaacaagCCTTCGAGAATGTGACCAGAAAAATAGTGCACCTTTACTCATTCTAA